CCTATTACCCTAGGTCAAACTCGGAAGTTCCGAACAAAGATCCATGTACTGGCAGCcatataattattcaatctATATATTCCTCATCAACAATCTACATCCTGTCACGTGACTCATGTTTTAGGTGGTCCATCGCGTAGCAGTAGTATGTAGATTGCTATAATAAAAGTTCCCTGTTTTACTCATCTTGCTTATAATTTGGTCTATCACCAACCACCTTCATCTTGACAATGACCTCAGTTACAAAACCTAATTCAGATTCTCATTCTTAATTTTCAGACATGAAGTTCAAAGTTCATAAGTCACCAATCTCCAAGAGAAGTTAATTTTCCCCCGACCACACATTTATACCTTTCTCCCACAGACAAACCAAATTGGATTAATACAGAGAGCCATAGTACCTACCAGTGGCGGACCTAAAGAGGGTCATGGGGGACCCATGGAACCCCCAACCATTTTACTAATGACTACGTATTATCTATATTAACAGCTAtcttaaataattcaatagcCCAGATGGCTTTTTACCAGCCCTGGCAAGTGATTGCCCAGAGATCAATTCCCATCAGAATCAACCCCTTTAAGGTTTTAGCCTTTTTTTTACTGATTCttcctattatttttattttcccttatttttcttatttactttTCCTTATGTTTCTTATTTACAATAGatcttataaaaattatactttaatatatGCCTTTTAGAATCTTATTCTCACTATAAGagcaattactaaaaaaaaatcatacattttatattgattctctattatttattttatgtgttctTATTTGTAGTAtcacttttttgttttacatttttatttagcTATAATTAGAATACAATTCAAGTCTTTTCTTACaacaatttatgttttattttttgacaaagttatttttttacgTTGGCGTTGCATCTATCAACAATCACCTTACCCATATCTCTATCTTTTGTAATTGATTCTCTAAATTATCGACAAAAAAAATACCCTAGTACTAGGAATACGTTTGGACCCCCCACCTTTAAAatcctgcgtccgccactgatACCTACAGTTTGTTGGcttcccaaaaaaatcaaactgaaGCTGTTAAGAGATTGACAGAGATGCGTACCATGTCTTGTTTGTTCGCAAAGACCAGTATAACAGCATTAAGCATGAACGGGTCTTTGATAATGGCCTGGGGATTATAATAATCAACTTAGCATAATGCAACTGGAGAAAATGAGGCATACACATATGAATCATTCAAGAGGATATAAACCTGAAACTCCTCCTTTGCCCTCCCAATTCTCTCTCGATCCAGAGAGTCAACAACATAGATCTGTATAACAGGAGAGTTGGCATTAAGGAATAGTTAGAGAATGAATTCATATACGACCAAGAAAGAAAGGGCGTAGTTATGGAAATTGTACCATTACACTTTGCACTGAAATAAAGAGAAGAACATTTCATAGAAGATAACAAATAACAAGCTGGCCtctccaaataaaattaaatatcttcattttttaccaCAAGAGCATTTGATACAGTTGCACCAATCACTACTCTAGTATTGTGATAACTagtaaaaaatcacaattgtCAAATTCCTTATTCAACACTTGTGTCGTGGGAGAATCCTGTTAGAAAGGTGATAGGTTTTTCAGAGGCTTGTAATAGTGCTGAAGGCCGGGCTGAAAAGGAGAGGAATATGTGTGATTGTAGAAATTTATCATATAGTGAATTTCTTTCGTAGGCCCTGGTTTTTCTCGGCAGTTGGAGGTTTCcatgttaaaattattatattagtgATTGTTATCTATCATCTTCTTACTTCttgttctttttgttttttctaagGATGAACAGGGAATTGATTCCCCTACATCAGATATCAGAAACAAAACTGACAAAATTTCTATCACCAAGGATACTTCCTTCCGGTATAAATGATATTTCTCCACTTCATGTTACATAGCTAAATTAATACTCTACATATAGATCGGTAGAACTAGGCAGATTAAAATGAACAAGGAATGGTAGCAATAGAGTAGCATTTCAGACGCTAATGTTTGAACCAATCAAGTTTCCAGGAATTATTTCATTTGGGCAATGTATGGGGTCAAACATGTTGCTCCATCGAACACGTGGAATTATATTTCCAACTTATCTGTAGACTTATGTTGTTGGCATCTCAAAGATGCACCTACCTTAAGAATAACTGATCAAAAGAAGTATAATCCTAGTGAATTGAACCTTACCAGCCCATCAGTATTATTGAAGTAATGTCTCCATAAAGGTCTTAACTTCTCTTGGCCACCAACATCCCACACTGTAAAgatcacatttttatattgaacTTTCTCTACATTGAAACCTGCATAATAGCACAACTTTGATCAGATCAAATTCTTCTTCAGGGCTTATGAGCCCGAAAAATCATCAGAATAAACACATAGCACATGCACATGTAAAGATGCATGACCAGATTCTatcaattatgaagcatccATGAAAATCATATTATTTGTGAAGTCCTGAAGAAGACAACATCAATCACAAGGTGAGTTGAACCGAGAACAAGAACCTAGATGCAAAGAAGCCAACTGTTTCTATGAGAACATCAAGTTGATGtctattaaaatgaaacagGAAGTTGTACCCAAAGCTCATGGCAGGCGAATGTGATGCATAAGTATTTACAATTCACAATTGATAATACTAATAACCATCACCAAAATGTGCCCAAGCCACTATGTTGTAAACTCAATATGACTCATATTCAATGTGTAACCACATAATGTCTCAAAATGGGTATAATGTAAATGAAATAACAACAGTAAATCtgaaagagaggaaaaaggagaatatataaattataaaccaACCAATGGTAGGAACAGTTGATAAAACCTCTCCAATGTGAAGCTTATACAGTATAGTGGTCTTGCCAGCAGCATCCAGCCCAAGCATCACAACCTATGACAgttgaaattattatatgaaaCTAACCTTACAGCATGAGTGAGCATAGCATCTACACATATCATTTTGGTTTGGCAGAAATCATTATAATCAAACTAACAAGCAAGGATGTTGAATCTGATTACAGAGGTTGCACATACAAAATAGTAACCGCAGTCTAAGTAAGTGTAACAGCTACCTCCGCATTTATTAAACAATAATACAACGTACTGTTCCAGTAAGTACATCAATTAGCACATGCATTATTAGTTTGATTGCCTAGACTAGCAAATAAAGCTGATATACCACTCTAGCTAGATAACACATACTACTAACTATGTACCCCATAACTACAATTTAATGTTTGTATACCACTGGCACTAATTTAATGTCACATTATTCGACATGCCACGTCTGGTTATAGAGCTCAATTTTCTGATTTCTCTCACAAAAAACTACTTCATAAGTGGAGTTACTGGATGTAGCCAAGGTAGATTCAACAATATAATTGAGGTGCATTTCAAATTCAGAAAACGataaggaaaaacaaaattatactactaatcaACAACGACTGCTAGATCAATAGAACTAGTATACTGAAGCTCGCACAGTTTTAGAATCAGAACCAACAATTTTGACAATAAACaaccaaatatgaaaatttcgCCTAATAATCACTTCTAATCTGAACAATCAAACTTCAAAGCGCATGAAACGACAACATCTGAGCTGTCTCCTTCCAATCAAGTTCATAATGTTGCAGAACAAAATACCAGCACCAAATTCTCTTAGAACAAATCAGAACATCGCGAATCCAGCTCTGGCTTAGTGATGAAAAACGCTTACCCGCATCTCCGAGTTTCCGAAGAAAGTATCGAAGAGTTTGCGAAACGCTTGTCCCATTCCCCGGCTTTATCCTTTTTCCGCACCTTCAATTCTCTCACTACGCAAACAATCGGAGAAAATCAAAGGATCGGAGAATTAGCAAGAGTTTATGCTGTGTTGGAACTTGAACTAGCTTtggaattgaagaaaaatgatgtGGTGAAATTTACAAAGCAGAGAAATGTctgtatgagagagagaggagagatggATGGATTCTTTCACGAAgagaagaattcaagaaaGGGCTGCGTTGttattagtgttttttttttcccttaaaTATCAGAGCTCGAAAATAGTCAATTGATGAATATTGAATTGTgctaattcaaaattgatatattaaaattttcgtCATACTGTACCGcaaatctaattttaaataaataattgatatattaaagtactccaatttttttatttagtatgtCCAACCATCAACCAAAATTTGACAGTATTAGTTTTtacatgaatattttaaacttaaatatagagtgatataaaaattagataaataattgattttgtcCTCGACATTTACTATTTCAAATGACGCATCGTTTAAGCCTTTAAGgagtgtcatttaataattaataccctatatttcattttttcgaaaaataaaatgtctgTGAAAAAGTTTTGGCAATCGAAATGCTAATAATCAGTTAATCAAAATCACATGCCGATTATGCAAAAATTACACATCAGTCAGTTACCAGTAAGGATCACCTACAATAAGTCCTCCTCCATatcctaagagcatccacgaTAGAAATAGACCAGCCATAAGCCAACCACTCTCTCTCTGCCatgtcagcagcactaaaaatcaacctgccacgtcagcatttactcaaataggtcagccataggccagccgcaataaaaataattcaaaacaactacatttatggaattaaatttacgattaaattacggaattaaatttacgagacatatacgggaaaattcattaattgcattaaaaaaaaaaagtacattcatttaaaaaaataaattacataataaagaaaaaaaactatcgccgtgcagtcttccgtgcccacaactcttcaattatatccttttggagttgaatatgagcatccacttggcgcatgtcggcatattcctggaggcggccgacttcatcgagaggtaccccatgtcgtacactaggggtggccgttccgtggcttggaccggcttcatcgtcattggcccaactagtcggttgtacgccttcgtcttcgacgatcatgttgtgcatgataatgcaggcgtacattatatcAACAACGCAtttgacatcccacaaacgcgttggacccttaattgccgtccatcgagaccggagcacaccaaatgcgcgctccacgtccttgcgcgccgactcctgtcgttccgcaaagtaaGCTTTCTTGTCATCCGCCGCGTGCCtaatcgtcttcacaaagacgggccacctatggtatatctcatccgccaagtagtagcccatatcatgccggttgccgttggccacaaatgagacggctggaccgatGCCCcgacacttctcgttgaagaggggcgacaagttgaggacgttgaggtcgttgttcgacccgactaccccaaaatacgcatgccgatccacagccggtaatcagctacggtcTCGAGGATCgtcgtgggattctttcccttgtagccggtcgtgtggGCCCCTTTCCAGGCAGttggacaattcttccactcccaatgcatacaatctatgccgcctaacatcccggggaacccacGCCGCTCCCCGTGCATCCGCATCGATTCTGACAATCTTGggggtagggcttcgaaggtaccgCTCACCGAAAATTtgtctcaccgatgtggaggtactcatcccacatgtatgccgcgcctccgtaggccaaccgCCTGATTgtcgccgtgcacttttggataggggtgtggccgggtccgcagccgcatcgtgcctgaagcggaaataaagatatcgacgctccaaagcgtcaacgatacgcataaacaactccccgcgcattctaaaacgccgcctcGAACATGGTTGCCGGAAACCGCGGGTCCGgagcgaagtagtcgtcatatagccgctgatgtgtAGCTACGTGATCtcgatcaatcactgctcggtgGTGGACAACCGGTGGAGGGCGTGGTACCGTCTGCTGTTCGACCCTTCAACCGCTCTagctcgcggttcatgtaggcctccataacCTCGTTCATCTGCCGTTCGCACTCCTCAatatccccaccactaccaccaccactaccaccactgctACCACCCgtgttactcatcgctcgatgttgctcttgtacagaaatttagagagaaagaaaactcgttaaaataagtggtgcaaatgaaaatgaaactaaaatcgcgtatatataggttctcaaaaaattaaaaaaaaaatgaaaattggcgctggccgatcggcacgccacaatggcgaccagcgcatcggccagcgccctctaatcggctagcccacgccgattcTCGGCTGGCCggttgcaatggttcggctagccgaccggctagcaacgcgaatcggctagccgctattgtggatgctctaatacaCACACAAGTATGTGTGATGGACCCCACCATCACTTATCATGTTTGTGTGCGTATTAGGTGATGAAGTAAGAATTGTGGTAAGTGATCCATTCCGGTCACTCAATCAACGTGTAAGTTCGGCTATCACATCATATTTcaattgacaattttttttataggacAATTTATTCACAATTGAAACGATAATATTAAATGGTAATCACCTaagagtagtagtagtagtagtattccAAGTAAACGTCCCAAACGAGGAAACAAACTAAATCAATAAGCTGCACTTATAAATccatatatatcgatatatttttaatcctTATAATTGTTGTATGTTCAATATTGCGTGcttaaaaatgtatttttccACAGTTGCCTAAAAgtattaataattcaatttatttttttcaatgtaATTTCCGTataatttgcataattatatagtgaaaCATAGGATGCAAATGAAATGACCTTGAAAATTTTAGGTCCCAAACGCAATTACTGAGATTTCATTTCCCCCCTTTCTCTTGAACTAAATCGAGCTCTCTCTCTGCAGCCTGCACCTCAACCCTCGACAATGGCGGCAATCGGGAGAAGGAATGGATTAAAAATGGCCACGCACCTCATGAAAACCCTCACCGGATCTTCCAGAAGCCTCAGCGGCATCGTTAGCAGCGAAGTTGCCACCTCTCATACCCAAAAATGGATGCAGGTATCTGATTATACGTACGTTGGGGGAAATTCgtgttatttgtttatttacttatgtatgatgaaaattatccaattattttcGAGCTTCTGatcttaattaatcaaatgatCGCTTTAATTGACGCGGCGGCTTTGTCGATTTAGATTTGAAGATCTGTAATCACGCTTTTTTTCGTCGGTATTCGGTGTGAtagttttcaatttcaacCTTTTATTATCAGGAAGTTGATAAAAAACGCCGGAATTGATATGCCTCTTTTGTCATAATTATTTTGGCAGTTCAATAttgttttccaaaaaaaagggaaaggtAAAAGTTAGAGAATTGTCCCTCTCCTTGAGTCGAGTGTAGAAAACCGAAAACACACCGCCTTCTCTCGCATGATGCATAATGTTGTGCAATCTGGTTTAATAGAAATCGTGAATGCTGTAAGCTATAGTGTCTGTTGCACTCCTGTTGATATTCTCGCGTATAGGCAGGGTGTCCGCAAACTAATGTATACTATTTCTTTATGCTTGTGCCTTCAATTTAGAAATCTAGCTTAGGAAATGCGAGGAGTGATAAGTTCGTTggatttttccatttattccTTGTCTACGAACATACGAGGAGTGACGAGATCTTAAAGGGTACTGAATAAGaggacaaaaaaaatgtttcagaGTATTGAGTAGTGTATTTGGCTGAGTAGGCTTTGATGTTTAAGATCACACTTGAGTTGGCCATTGATCTCTACACAAATTCCATGAATGGTCAGTATGCATGCTGTTTACCAAGCTACGAGGATATGGTTCCTTGTTGTATCTGCTTACAATAATAAGTTGTGATATGTGCCGTAGATGTATCATGCGGAGGGCTGATCTGTAATcatgtattttgtttgttggttTCCAGTGTTGTTGTATTCGACCTTTTGTTTTATCTATTACCCGGATGGATAGGAAGGTGATAGAGGACTCAAGAACTGATATGCCCCTTTTGTCATGATTATTTTGGCAGTTCAATATTGCCTTCCCAAAAATGGAAGGGGCGGGGCAGAGTGTGAATATTCTCTTCTTATTTACCTTTCTGgtcctatattttttttatagaccGAGTCTCAGTTACGGCTGCAGATGTTTCTGGCATAAAAACCGAGTGAAGGCGCCACGTGTGATACATAATGTTTTGCAATCTGGTTTAGTAGAAATAGTGAATAGTGTAAGCTATAGAGTGTCTATACCTGCACTCATGTTGATATTCTTGTGTATAGGCAGGATATCCACGGTCACGGAGTATTTCTTATGCTTGTGCtcttcaatttaaaaatatagctTAGGAAATACGAGGATCGATAAGTTCATTGGATTTTTCCATTTGTTCCTAGCTTAGGAAAATACGAGGAGTGAGTTGAATGACAAGATCCTTGAGGGTACTGaataagaggaaaaaaaagtgtttgaaTATTGAGTAGAGTA
The genomic region above belongs to Salvia hispanica cultivar TCC Black 2014 chromosome 3, UniMelb_Shisp_WGS_1.0, whole genome shotgun sequence and contains:
- the LOC125210449 gene encoding ADP-ribosylation factor 1-like 2 yields the protein MGQAFRKLFDTFFGNSEMRVVMLGLDAAGKTTILYKLHIGEVLSTVPTIGFNVEKVQYKNVIFTVWDVGGQEKLRPLWRHYFNNTDGLIYVVDSLDRERIGRAKEEFQAIIKDPFMLNAVILVFANKQDMRGAMTPMEVCEGLGLYDLKNRKWHIQGTCALKGDGLYEGLDWLSSTLKDHKAAGFSSVASSSF